The following coding sequences lie in one Alloacidobacterium dinghuense genomic window:
- a CDS encoding DUF2934 domain-containing protein, with protein MATPKAEKTTKPRKAPAKKKTTVEAAEPIVIHPSHDQIAALAQKFWAERGYTDGQAEHDWLRAERELNQMAS; from the coding sequence ATGGCAACCCCCAAAGCCGAAAAGACGACGAAACCCCGTAAGGCTCCTGCTAAGAAGAAGACGACCGTTGAGGCGGCAGAGCCAATTGTTATTCACCCAAGTCACGATCAGATTGCCGCTCTCGCGCAGAAATTCTGGGCTGAGCGCGGATATACCGATGGACAGGCTGAACACGACTGGCTACGCGCCGAGCGCGAGCTGAACCAGATGGCTTCCTAA
- a CDS encoding YdeI/OmpD-associated family protein, whose product MAEKPKSELPIVAFSNQKAWEGWLKANHRTSSGTWMQLAKKASDTPSITYAEAIETSLCYGWIDGQKRSLNSEAWLQKFTPRGRKSIWSKINREKALALIECGKMKAAGMAEVERAKQDGRWEQAYDSPARAAVPADLQAALNKNPKAKAFFATLEGRNRYAILWRVQTAKKAETRARRITLFVEMLERGEKIHP is encoded by the coding sequence ATGGCTGAGAAACCCAAATCCGAGCTGCCCATTGTGGCGTTCAGCAACCAAAAAGCCTGGGAGGGGTGGCTGAAGGCAAATCATCGAACCTCGTCTGGAACCTGGATGCAGTTGGCGAAAAAGGCCTCTGACACACCTTCAATCACGTATGCCGAGGCCATTGAGACCTCCCTCTGCTATGGCTGGATCGATGGGCAGAAACGGAGCCTCAACTCCGAGGCGTGGCTGCAGAAGTTCACTCCTCGCGGGCGCAAGAGTATCTGGTCAAAGATCAACCGCGAAAAAGCTCTCGCTCTCATCGAATGCGGCAAGATGAAGGCCGCCGGTATGGCAGAAGTAGAACGCGCGAAGCAAGACGGACGATGGGAGCAAGCCTATGATTCACCCGCCAGAGCCGCTGTTCCTGCGGACCTACAGGCGGCTCTGAACAAGAACCCTAAGGCAAAAGCCTTTTTCGCGACGTTGGAAGGTCGCAATCGCTACGCCATCCTCTGGCGCGTGCAAACCGCAAAAAAGGCGGAAACACGGGCCAGACGAATCACACTCTTTGTAGAAATGCTCGAACGAGGCGAGAAGATCCATCCCTGA